In one Alphaproteobacteria bacterium genomic region, the following are encoded:
- the hutI gene encoding imidazolonepropionase gives MTSDGGFVLSEIRLATMAAGDKPYGLIEDGALAIQDGRIVYSGPRERLPTRFADWPVEKGGRALATPALIDCHTHMVYGGNRAREFELRLQGASYEEIARAGGGILSTVTATRDASEEELVESALPRLESFIDEGAGVVEIKSGYGLTTADELKMLRAARRLGAERDVTIVTTFLAAHAIPPEYKDDADSYIDLICKEMLPQAHDEGLVDAVDAFCETIAFSPVQVARVFETASDLGIPVKLHAEQLSNLGGTALAAGFRALSADHLEYLDAAGIAAMAESGTVAVLLPGAFYTLRETKQPPLQGLRDAGVPIAVATDCNPGSSPMFSPLLALNMACTLFRMTPEEVLAGMTREGARALGLLKDRGTLEAGKRADIALWDIEHPAELAYRFGYNPLIRRIYGGEA, from the coding sequence ATGACATCGGATGGTGGTTTCGTACTCAGCGAAATCCGACTAGCCACCATGGCCGCGGGGGACAAACCGTACGGCCTCATCGAAGACGGGGCGCTGGCGATCCAGGATGGGCGCATTGTTTACAGCGGCCCGCGCGAACGGCTGCCGACACGCTTCGCCGACTGGCCGGTCGAGAAGGGCGGTCGTGCCCTGGCGACCCCGGCCCTGATCGATTGCCACACGCATATGGTCTATGGCGGCAACCGCGCGCGGGAATTCGAACTGCGCCTTCAGGGGGCCAGCTACGAGGAGATCGCCCGGGCAGGCGGCGGTATCCTGTCCACCGTGACCGCCACGCGGGACGCTTCTGAGGAGGAGCTGGTCGAATCGGCCCTGCCGCGGCTTGAATCCTTCATTGATGAAGGCGCGGGCGTCGTCGAGATCAAATCGGGTTACGGCCTGACCACCGCGGACGAATTGAAGATGTTGCGGGCGGCGCGCCGACTTGGCGCCGAACGCGACGTTACAATCGTCACGACCTTCCTGGCCGCCCATGCCATCCCGCCGGAATACAAGGATGATGCCGACAGCTATATCGACCTGATCTGCAAGGAGATGCTGCCACAGGCGCATGACGAGGGCCTTGTCGATGCGGTCGATGCCTTTTGCGAGACCATTGCTTTCAGTCCGGTTCAGGTCGCCCGCGTTTTTGAGACCGCCAGCGATCTGGGTATTCCCGTGAAGCTGCATGCGGAACAATTGTCCAATCTGGGCGGCACGGCTCTGGCCGCCGGGTTCAGGGCCCTGTCTGCGGATCATCTGGAATATCTCGACGCGGCGGGCATCGCGGCGATGGCGGAATCCGGGACGGTTGCCGTCCTGCTGCCCGGCGCCTTCTACACCTTGCGCGAAACCAAGCAGCCGCCGCTTCAGGGCCTTCGGGATGCGGGCGTGCCGATTGCGGTGGCGACCGATTGCAATCCCGGCTCTTCGCCGATGTTCTCGCCGCTGCTGGCGCTCAACATGGCATGCACCCTGTTCCGCATGACGCCGGAAGAGGTTCTGGCCGGGATGACACGCGAAGGGGCGCGGGCGTTGGGCCTGCTGAAGGATCGCGGCACGCTGGAAGCCGGCAAGCGCGCCGACATCGCGCTGTGGGACATCGAACATCCAGCCGAACTGGCCTATCGCTTTGGCTACAATCCCCTTATACGTCGCATTTATGGAGGCGAAGCATGA
- a CDS encoding formimidoylglutamate deiminase, protein MTGLFCDWALLPDGWHANVRIGIGSDGRIAEIARNSAAQEDDLRMTNGLAVPAPGNLHSHAFQRAMAGHAEIKGSGEDSFWTWRETMYGFLGKLTPDDVEAIAGQVYMEMLEAGYAAVGEFHYLHHQPDGSDYDNAAEMAQSVAAGAAASGIGLTLLPVLYARGGVHNEELNDRQRRFGCNIDRYARLHGEIQLPTPDSVLGVAAHSLRAVPPEMLDPLTREFGNGPVHIHIAEQTAEVEAVEAAYGARPVAWLMDNAEVDRRWCLVHATHMLPGETEALARSGAVAGLCPITEGNLGDGIFDGRRFVENGGAYGVGSDSNVRIELTEELRVLEYSQRFKDRRRTVLRDGPGSVGEAMYRAVTAGGAQALGRGAGTLEVGQWADITVLDADEILPFVPGPAQWLDHWIFVAGDRAVRDVWSAGRHVVQEGKHRRRSAIAKRFRDTVAHLMEDSV, encoded by the coding sequence GTGACCGGACTTTTCTGCGACTGGGCCCTTCTGCCCGACGGGTGGCACGCCAATGTCCGGATCGGGATCGGCTCGGATGGTCGGATAGCCGAAATTGCCCGGAATTCAGCAGCGCAGGAGGACGATCTGCGCATGACGAACGGCCTGGCAGTGCCCGCCCCGGGCAACCTGCATTCCCACGCCTTTCAGCGCGCCATGGCCGGCCATGCAGAGATCAAGGGCAGCGGCGAGGACAGTTTCTGGACCTGGCGGGAAACCATGTACGGCTTCCTCGGCAAACTGACGCCCGACGATGTCGAAGCGATCGCCGGTCAGGTTTACATGGAGATGCTGGAGGCCGGTTATGCTGCGGTCGGGGAGTTTCACTACCTGCACCACCAGCCGGACGGCAGCGACTACGACAATGCCGCGGAAATGGCGCAGAGCGTCGCCGCCGGCGCGGCCGCCAGCGGGATCGGGTTGACCCTGTTGCCGGTGCTCTATGCCCGCGGCGGAGTCCATAACGAGGAGCTGAACGACCGCCAGAGACGTTTCGGCTGCAACATTGACCGCTACGCGCGTCTTCACGGTGAAATCCAACTGCCGACACCGGATTCGGTACTGGGGGTCGCGGCTCATTCCCTGCGCGCCGTCCCGCCGGAGATGCTTGATCCACTGACCAGAGAGTTCGGCAACGGCCCCGTCCACATCCATATTGCCGAGCAGACGGCAGAGGTCGAGGCGGTCGAGGCCGCCTATGGCGCCCGACCGGTTGCCTGGCTGATGGATAATGCCGAAGTCGATCGTCGCTGGTGTCTCGTCCACGCGACACACATGCTGCCCGGCGAAACCGAGGCGCTGGCCCGTAGCGGCGCCGTGGCCGGTCTGTGTCCGATTACCGAAGGCAATCTGGGCGACGGGATCTTCGACGGGCGCCGCTTCGTCGAAAACGGCGGTGCCTACGGCGTTGGCAGCGATTCGAATGTGCGCATCGAGCTGACCGAGGAACTGCGTGTCCTGGAATATTCCCAGCGCTTCAAGGACCGCCGCCGCACCGTCTTGCGCGACGGTCCCGGTTCCGTCGGTGAGGCAATGTACCGGGCCGTAACGGCCGGTGGTGCCCAGGCACTGGGCCGCGGCGCAGGCACGTTGGAAGTCGGGCAATGGGCCGACATCACCGTACTGGACGCCGATGAGATCCTGCCCTTCGTGCCCGGGCCGGCGCAGTGGCTGGATCACTGGATCTTTGTTGCCGGTGACCGCGCCGTCCGGGATGTGTGGTCGGCAGGCCGTCATGTGGTACAAGAGGGCAAACACAGAAGAAGAAGCGCCATCGCGAAACGTTTCCGCGATACCGTAGCGCACCTGATGGAGGACAGTGTTTGA
- a CDS encoding UTRA domain-containing protein, translating to MTEVAPYQRIKHDLRDRIHTGHWRPGDTIPGEMQLAEEFGCARATVHRALRELAEEGVLERRRKTGTRVAYPKGRSLALDIPLVQDEIRATGAEYQYRLLHRAVEALPAMAAMALDRATGEQALHLQCLHFADRRPYQFEDRWIDPQTVPECIEESFAENGPNPWLVRNIPWTDAEHTISADIANETVAEILDIPVGDPVLIVERRTWNDKGPVTVVRFHHPGRTHRLRTPFATR from the coding sequence TTGACCGAGGTCGCCCCCTATCAGCGGATCAAGCACGATCTGCGCGACCGCATTCATACCGGTCATTGGCGACCCGGGGACACGATTCCCGGCGAGATGCAGTTGGCGGAGGAATTCGGCTGCGCCCGTGCGACGGTGCATCGTGCCCTACGCGAACTGGCGGAAGAAGGCGTACTGGAACGCCGCCGCAAAACCGGCACGCGGGTCGCGTATCCCAAGGGCCGCAGCCTCGCCCTGGACATCCCGCTGGTTCAGGACGAAATCCGCGCCACCGGGGCCGAATACCAGTACCGCCTGCTGCACCGGGCGGTCGAGGCGCTGCCTGCCATGGCGGCGATGGCGCTGGATCGCGCAACAGGGGAACAGGCCCTGCACCTGCAATGCCTGCACTTCGCCGATCGGCGCCCCTATCAATTCGAGGATCGCTGGATCGACCCGCAGACCGTGCCGGAATGCATCGAGGAATCCTTTGCGGAGAACGGCCCGAATCCCTGGCTGGTTCGGAACATTCCCTGGACCGACGCGGAACATACGATTTCCGCCGACATCGCCAACGAGACCGTGGCAGAGATTCTCGACATCCCGGTCGGCGATCCTGTTCTGATCGTGGAGCGGCGTACCTGGAACGACAAGGGCCCGGTCACGGTGGTCCGTTTCCATCATCCCGGCCGGACCCACCGGCTGCGCACCCCCTTCGCCACCCGCTAG
- a CDS encoding Ldh family oxidoreductase: MSDDLHSPESLKRLAVDILTRNRTSNPNAESVADALVSAQIDGHAGHGLSRLPSYSAQANSGKVNGFAEPVADRAGSAAVRIDAGHGFAFPALDLARRELRRIVPETGIAAATIYRSHHFGAAGRHVELLAQDGLIGLVLGNSPKAIAPWGGTAGVFGTNPIAFAAPMGTTEPPLLIDLSLSKVARGKIMVASKKGEPIPEGWALDADGNPTTNAEAALEGTMIPMGDAKGAALVLMVEILAAALSGANFGFEASSFFSADGDPPGVGQTLIAFDPVALSGGSFAERLPVLVRAILDQPGTRLPGTRRLDNRAAAQQDGVRVPADLMAELQAL, from the coding sequence ATGAGCGACGATCTGCATTCGCCGGAATCCCTCAAGCGGCTTGCCGTAGATATCCTGACCCGTAACAGAACATCGAACCCCAATGCCGAATCCGTGGCGGATGCCTTGGTGTCGGCCCAGATCGACGGCCATGCAGGACACGGATTGTCCCGCCTGCCCTCCTATTCGGCCCAGGCGAACAGTGGAAAGGTCAACGGTTTCGCGGAACCGGTCGCAGACCGCGCCGGATCGGCCGCAGTCCGGATTGATGCCGGACATGGCTTCGCCTTCCCCGCTCTGGACCTCGCCCGGCGGGAGTTGCGCAGGATCGTGCCGGAGACCGGGATCGCCGCCGCAACGATATACCGAAGCCACCATTTCGGCGCTGCCGGACGACATGTGGAACTGTTGGCGCAGGACGGGCTGATCGGTCTCGTCCTCGGCAACAGCCCAAAGGCCATCGCGCCCTGGGGCGGCACCGCCGGCGTCTTCGGGACAAATCCGATTGCGTTTGCGGCACCGATGGGAACGACGGAACCGCCGCTGCTGATCGACTTGAGCCTGTCAAAGGTGGCGCGCGGCAAGATCATGGTCGCGTCGAAGAAGGGGGAGCCGATCCCAGAGGGCTGGGCCCTGGATGCCGACGGGAATCCGACCACGAATGCGGAAGCGGCCCTGGAAGGCACCATGATCCCGATGGGCGACGCCAAGGGCGCGGCGCTTGTTCTTATGGTAGAGATTCTCGCCGCGGCCCTGTCCGGGGCGAATTTCGGCTTCGAAGCCAGTTCCTTCTTCTCCGCCGACGGCGATCCACCCGGAGTTGGCCAGACCCTGATCGCCTTCGATCCGGTCGCCCTGTCCGGCGGCTCCTTTGCCGAGCGGCTGCCCGTGCTTGTAAGGGCCATTCTCGACCAGCCGGGGACCCGACTGCCCGGTACGCGGCGGCTGGACAATCGCGCGGCAGCTCAGCAGGACGGCGTCCGCGTTCCAGCCGATCTCATGGCGGAACTCCAGGCGCTCTGA
- a CDS encoding PAS domain-containing protein, with product MNSVLFASDHDAGGGNHSQIFRATTSDGERVRHYERSIADVRDYPDLESVYTAWRLRREAGDSTELDVFEIPPALLPTVMLIELSPSGDDAVIRLAGTYCCELYGGELRGKTVNDFFQQRDARDVLKALNACAQGGEPSLADRRYVCLEGDEWGYTRLLLPQPPKDGRLRVFKAMDRSSLYHLGAIR from the coding sequence ATGAACAGTGTGTTGTTTGCATCGGATCATGATGCCGGGGGCGGGAACCACAGCCAGATTTTCAGGGCCACGACGTCAGATGGCGAGCGGGTCCGACACTATGAAAGATCGATCGCCGACGTCAGGGATTATCCGGATCTTGAGTCCGTATACACCGCCTGGAGGCTGCGCCGTGAGGCAGGCGACTCGACGGAGCTTGATGTTTTCGAAATTCCCCCAGCCCTATTGCCGACTGTGATGTTGATCGAACTTTCCCCGAGCGGTGACGATGCGGTCATTCGCCTGGCCGGTACCTATTGCTGCGAACTGTATGGCGGAGAACTGCGAGGGAAGACGGTGAACGATTTCTTTCAGCAACGAGACGCTCGTGATGTCCTGAAGGCCCTCAACGCCTGTGCTCAAGGCGGTGAGCCGAGCCTGGCGGATCGCCGATATGTGTGCCTGGAAGGCGATGAGTGGGGCTACACACGCTTATTGCTGCCCCAGCCGCCGAAAGATGGTCGCTTGCGCGTCTTCAAGGCAATGGATCGGTCGTCCCTGTATCATCTGGGGGCCATACGATAA
- the argE gene encoding acetylornithine deacetylase, whose product MPTSVEILDTLVGFDTTSAKSNMALIDWVRTYLEAHGVTSTLVPNEDGTKANLWATVGPEREGGVCLSGHTDVVPVDGQPWDTDPFVLTRKGSRLYGRGTCDMKAFPATALALLPEMLAKPLARPIHFAFSYDEEVGCLGAPAMISEIGRTLPRPSVVIIGEPTDMKVVSAHKGMWFFRTVVTGKEAHSSQTHRGVSAVMTGARLIAKLDEMAKARAAAADPDCKFVPPYTTIHVGTVQGGTAANIISRRCEFVCDVRNLPEDFPEDIQREYEAWIEQEILPEMHAVDPATRIDVTTENVVPGLRKDLDSEAETLVRQLTGDNDVTYVPYGTEAGQFQSAGMAAVVCGPGSIDQAHQPNEFIEAGQIDQCEEMLRKLIERCRS is encoded by the coding sequence ATGCCGACATCGGTGGAAATTCTCGACACGCTCGTCGGGTTCGATACGACGAGTGCGAAATCCAACATGGCCCTAATCGATTGGGTTCGCACCTATCTGGAGGCGCACGGTGTGACCTCGACCCTGGTACCGAACGAGGACGGTACCAAGGCCAATCTCTGGGCCACGGTCGGGCCGGAGCGGGAAGGCGGGGTCTGTCTGTCCGGTCATACCGATGTCGTCCCCGTCGATGGGCAGCCCTGGGACACGGATCCCTTCGTTCTGACCCGCAAGGGCAGTCGACTTTACGGTCGTGGCACCTGCGACATGAAGGCGTTTCCCGCGACCGCTTTGGCGCTACTGCCGGAAATGCTGGCGAAGCCTCTGGCGCGCCCAATTCATTTTGCCTTTTCCTATGACGAGGAGGTCGGCTGTCTTGGCGCGCCTGCCATGATTTCCGAGATCGGACGAACGCTTCCGCGGCCCTCGGTGGTGATCATCGGCGAGCCCACCGACATGAAGGTCGTGTCGGCCCATAAGGGTATGTGGTTCTTCCGCACGGTCGTGACCGGGAAGGAGGCGCATTCCAGTCAGACGCATCGCGGTGTGTCGGCGGTCATGACCGGTGCGCGCCTGATCGCCAAACTGGATGAAATGGCAAAGGCGCGGGCTGCGGCGGCGGATCCTGACTGCAAGTTTGTTCCGCCATACACGACGATCCATGTCGGAACGGTTCAGGGTGGTACCGCTGCGAATATCATTTCTCGCCGATGCGAGTTCGTCTGCGATGTGCGGAATCTCCCGGAAGACTTTCCCGAAGACATCCAGCGGGAATACGAGGCATGGATCGAGCAGGAAATTCTTCCCGAAATGCATGCGGTGGATCCGGCAACACGGATTGACGTGACCACGGAAAATGTCGTGCCGGGATTGCGGAAAGACCTCGATAGCGAGGCCGAGACCCTGGTGCGGCAACTGACCGGCGACAATGATGTCACCTACGTGCCCTATGGCACCGAGGCCGGTCAGTTCCAGTCCGCCGGCATGGCGGCAGTTGTGTGCGGACCGGGATCGATCGATCAGGCGCACCAGCCGAACGAGTTCATCGAAGCCGGTCAGATCGATCAGTGCGAAGAGATGCTGCGCAAGCTCATCGAGCGCTGTCGCAGCTAG
- a CDS encoding TrkH family potassium uptake protein: MLDFRPVFLVNGILLVTLAAAMVLPAAVDLAVGNPDWKVFAAAAALTLFIGAMLALTNWAKSNALTVRQAFVMTSTSWFLLPGFAALPLAFSDLNLSYTDAFFEAMSGITTTGSTVIVGLDYAPPGILLWRSLLQWLGGVGIIVMAVSVLPMLQVGGMQLFRMEFAERMEKALPRAAQIGAWIAIIYLILTLVCAALYWWAGMSGFDAINHAMTTVATGGFSTYDSSVGLFGSARIEWIATVFMILGSLPFLLYLQALRGAPGALFVDSQVRWFFGFLLTAIGIMILYLVLEKNWTLADAIRFTSFNVTSVMTGTGYATQDFGSWGAFALPLFFLLMFIGGCAGSTTCGIKIFRFQVLYETARVQMRRLLRPHGVFIAYYNGKPIPESVEESVMSFFFLFMMIFALMACGLGLMGLDFVTATSGAATAISNVGPGLGDVIGPAGTFASLPDQAKWLLSFGMLLGRLEIFTVLILLAPSFWRG; this comes from the coding sequence TTGCTGGATTTCCGCCCAGTCTTTTTGGTGAACGGCATTCTGCTGGTCACGCTGGCGGCAGCCATGGTGCTGCCTGCGGCGGTGGATCTGGCTGTCGGTAATCCCGATTGGAAGGTTTTTGCCGCCGCGGCTGCGCTGACGCTCTTTATCGGCGCAATGCTGGCGCTGACCAACTGGGCGAAGTCGAATGCGCTCACCGTACGGCAGGCCTTCGTGATGACCTCGACCTCGTGGTTCCTGCTGCCCGGGTTCGCGGCGCTCCCCTTGGCATTTTCGGATCTGAATCTGTCCTACACGGATGCCTTCTTCGAGGCGATGAGCGGGATCACGACGACGGGGTCGACGGTGATTGTTGGTCTGGACTACGCGCCGCCCGGCATTTTGCTCTGGCGGTCGCTGCTGCAATGGTTGGGCGGGGTCGGGATCATTGTCATGGCCGTGTCCGTCCTTCCCATGCTGCAGGTCGGCGGGATGCAGTTGTTCCGGATGGAATTTGCCGAACGGATGGAGAAGGCGTTGCCGCGCGCGGCACAGATCGGTGCCTGGATCGCGATCATCTACCTGATCCTGACACTGGTTTGCGCGGCGCTTTACTGGTGGGCCGGGATGAGCGGCTTCGACGCCATAAATCATGCGATGACGACGGTGGCGACCGGTGGGTTTTCTACCTATGACAGTTCCGTCGGCCTGTTCGGCAGTGCCCGGATCGAATGGATCGCGACCGTGTTCATGATCCTGGGGTCCTTGCCCTTTCTGCTGTATCTGCAGGCGCTGCGGGGCGCGCCGGGGGCGTTGTTCGTGGACAGCCAGGTACGATGGTTCTTCGGCTTTCTGCTAACCGCCATCGGCATCATGATCCTCTATCTGGTGCTGGAGAAGAACTGGACCCTGGCGGACGCGATCCGCTTCACCAGCTTCAATGTGACGTCGGTCATGACAGGGACCGGTTATGCAACGCAGGATTTCGGTTCCTGGGGCGCGTTTGCGCTGCCGCTGTTCTTCCTGCTGATGTTCATCGGGGGCTGTGCCGGATCGACCACATGCGGGATCAAGATTTTCCGCTTCCAGGTTCTGTATGAGACGGCACGGGTCCAGATGCGTCGGCTGTTGCGTCCGCACGGCGTGTTCATTGCCTATTACAATGGCAAGCCGATCCCGGAATCGGTCGAAGAATCGGTGATGAGTTTCTTCTTCCTCTTCATGATGATCTTTGCCCTGATGGCTTGCGGCCTGGGCCTCATGGGGTTGGATTTCGTAACGGCGACCAGTGGTGCCGCGACGGCGATCTCGAATGTCGGGCCCGGCCTTGGCGACGTGATCGGCCCTGCGGGGACCTTTGCCTCCCTTCCAGATCAGGCGAAGTGGCTGCTGTCCTTCGGCATGTTGCTGGGGCGGCTTGAGATATTTACGGTGCTGATCCTGCTGGCGCCGAGTTTCTGGCGCGGCTGA
- a CDS encoding EAL domain-containing protein, with product MVERKSQVSMSDSNRAKDNKAVHSSEDLQRLEAIFLNTHDSIITIDSNSTIVAINSVTLDIFGYEQEAELIGQPIEVLMNDVHASRHHRYIADEVSGARRGTLGKLRRIRARKRDGTIFPVDIHIADYEFEGQRFFVGCIRDMSQVQEHEDRVHKSLFYDQLTGLPNRETLDRSLASILDPSVRESSRFLMMEIGIDQMRAINTTFGMGDGNTVIRLVGQRLEQALVPCEFFGRGNGDRFTALFEIPASKTADTVALDTFRKMQRALSAPFEFGGARVSISVTAGGLEIPLLATDPSLAVRYADMAYYEAKNLHRGEVYLLTPDDVARVMQTSALVHQIREALQMQEFFPVFQPKIDLETGRCSAAECLIRWRTQEGNMISPALFIPVAESADLIEGIGRFIFLESCAAVQEWKADPVLSQVKLAVNISPKQLERDNFVEFVRRSLETFDIPASSLEFEITETTLANNPKITFAAVEELSRMGICIAIDDFGTGQSSLGMLREVCASRAKVDRAFLAGVPEDEKSNRMLRNIVNLMRDMNLAVTVEGIETREVAEYVRTLRCSEGQGFYFAKPMDKVDFEDFVRDTNAAASPGAIMRRQSVMN from the coding sequence ATGGTCGAGAGAAAGTCGCAGGTCAGCATGTCCGACTCCAACCGCGCCAAGGATAACAAAGCGGTTCATTCCAGTGAGGATTTGCAGCGCCTTGAGGCGATTTTTTTGAATACCCACGATTCTATCATCACCATCGACAGCAATTCGACCATTGTCGCCATCAACAGCGTGACGCTGGACATTTTCGGTTACGAGCAGGAGGCCGAACTGATCGGGCAACCGATCGAAGTCCTGATGAATGACGTGCATGCCAGCCGGCACCATCGCTATATCGCAGACGAGGTTTCCGGCGCCCGGCGGGGTACTTTGGGCAAGCTTCGGCGCATTCGCGCACGGAAACGCGACGGCACGATCTTTCCGGTCGACATCCATATCGCGGATTACGAGTTCGAGGGGCAGCGCTTCTTTGTCGGCTGCATACGGGACATGTCCCAGGTCCAGGAACATGAAGACCGCGTCCACAAATCGCTGTTCTACGATCAACTGACCGGATTGCCGAACCGGGAAACCCTGGACCGCAGTCTCGCATCGATACTGGATCCTTCGGTCCGGGAATCCTCGCGATTCCTGATGATGGAAATCGGCATCGATCAGATGCGGGCAATCAACACGACGTTCGGCATGGGGGACGGCAATACGGTCATCCGACTGGTCGGCCAGCGTCTCGAGCAGGCCCTTGTGCCCTGCGAGTTCTTTGGACGGGGTAATGGCGACAGATTTACCGCCCTGTTCGAAATTCCTGCCAGCAAGACGGCGGACACGGTCGCACTGGATACGTTCCGCAAGATGCAGCGTGCCTTATCGGCGCCGTTTGAATTCGGCGGTGCGCGGGTCTCGATCAGCGTGACCGCCGGCGGTCTGGAAATCCCGCTGCTTGCCACCGATCCCAGTCTCGCCGTCCGTTACGCGGACATGGCCTACTACGAGGCCAAGAACCTGCACCGGGGGGAAGTCTACCTGCTGACCCCGGACGACGTCGCCCGCGTCATGCAGACATCCGCCCTTGTGCACCAGATCCGCGAAGCCCTGCAGATGCAGGAGTTCTTCCCGGTCTTCCAGCCGAAGATCGATCTGGAAACCGGGCGATGTTCGGCGGCCGAATGCCTGATCCGCTGGCGCACGCAGGAAGGCAACATGATCTCCCCCGCCCTGTTCATTCCTGTGGCGGAAAGTGCGGACCTGATCGAGGGGATCGGTCGTTTCATATTCCTCGAATCCTGCGCGGCCGTTCAGGAATGGAAGGCGGACCCGGTCCTCAGTCAGGTCAAGCTGGCGGTCAATATCTCTCCGAAGCAGCTGGAACGAGACAATTTCGTGGAATTCGTCCGGCGGTCCCTGGAGACTTTCGATATTCCCGCCTCGTCGCTGGAGTTCGAGATCACCGAAACCACCCTGGCCAACAACCCCAAGATCACCTTTGCGGCGGTTGAGGAGTTGAGCCGCATGGGGATCTGTATCGCAATCGACGATTTTGGCACCGGGCAGTCCTCATTGGGCATGCTGCGTGAAGTCTGTGCATCGCGCGCGAAGGTCGATCGTGCCTTCCTTGCGGGTGTGCCGGAGGACGAGAAATCGAACCGGATGCTGCGCAACATCGTCAACCTGATGCGCGACATGAATCTGGCCGTCACTGTCGAAGGCATTGAAACGCGGGAGGTCGCGGAATACGTCCGAACCCTGCGTTGCTCGGAAGGCCAGGGCTTCTATTTCGCGAAGCCGATGGACAAGGTCGATTTCGAGGACTTCGTTCGCGATACAAACGCGGCTGCATCGCCCGGCGCCATCATGCGCCGCCAATCCGTTATGAATTAG
- the folE gene encoding GTP cyclohydrolase I FolE yields the protein MNAIQQPASVDQKQDSLDVVPRPSREEAEAAVRTLLRWTGDDPDREGLLDTPKRVVRAYEEFFAGYEIDPTEMLARTFEETGGYDEMVLLRGITFESHCEHHMVPIIGTAHVAYLPNERVVGISKLARVVEAYAKRLQIQEKMTAQIAGAIQDALQPRGVAVVVSGQHQCMTTRGVKKHGVDMITSRMLGAFKDDRALRSEFMAMTGLNAASIG from the coding sequence ATGAACGCCATTCAGCAGCCCGCATCTGTCGACCAGAAGCAGGACTCCCTCGACGTCGTGCCGCGCCCCAGCCGGGAAGAAGCGGAAGCGGCGGTCCGGACTCTGCTGCGCTGGACGGGCGATGACCCGGACCGTGAAGGTCTGTTGGACACGCCGAAACGCGTTGTGCGTGCCTATGAGGAGTTCTTCGCGGGCTACGAAATCGACCCGACGGAAATGCTTGCGCGTACCTTCGAGGAAACGGGCGGCTACGATGAGATGGTGCTGTTGCGCGGTATCACCTTCGAAAGCCATTGCGAGCATCACATGGTGCCGATTATCGGTACGGCGCATGTCGCCTACCTTCCGAATGAGCGCGTTGTCGGCATTTCCAAACTGGCGCGGGTGGTTGAGGCCTACGCCAAGCGGCTGCAGATCCAGGAAAAGATGACGGCCCAGATCGCCGGGGCCATTCAGGACGCGCTTCAGCCGCGCGGTGTCGCCGTCGTCGTCAGCGGTCAGCACCAGTGCATGACGACACGGGGCGTCAAGAAGCACGGCGTCGACATGATTACGAGCCGCATGCTGGGCGCATTCAAGGACGACCGTGCCCTTCGTTCGGAGTTCATGGCGATGACGGGCTTGAACGCGGCGTCGATCGGCTGA
- the apaG gene encoding Co2+/Mg2+ efflux protein ApaG: MKYEAITNEIRVAVEPRFLEDQSSPQHSHYVWAYSVRIENMGDRPVQLINRYWCITDANGRREEVRGPGVVGEQPLIEPGACFEYTSGAPLKTPSGIMSGRYEMDDHSGGRFEVEIPAFSLDSPHQTIQLN, from the coding sequence ATGAAATACGAAGCGATTACGAACGAAATCCGGGTCGCCGTGGAGCCAAGGTTCCTCGAGGATCAGTCCTCGCCCCAACATTCGCATTACGTCTGGGCCTACAGCGTCCGGATCGAGAATATGGGCGACCGACCGGTCCAACTCATCAATCGATATTGGTGCATCACCGACGCCAACGGCCGGAGGGAGGAAGTGCGCGGACCCGGGGTGGTCGGCGAGCAGCCGCTGATCGAGCCTGGCGCATGTTTCGAGTATACCAGCGGGGCGCCGCTGAAGACCCCGTCCGGCATCATGTCCGGGCGCTACGAGATGGACGATCACAGCGGCGGCCGGTTTGAAGTCGAAATTCCGGCTTTCTCTCTTGATAGTCCGCATCAGACAATCCAATTGAACTGA